One window of the Esox lucius isolate fEsoLuc1 chromosome 8, fEsoLuc1.pri, whole genome shotgun sequence genome contains the following:
- the dcun1d4 gene encoding DCN1-like protein 4 isoform X3: MHSDAANFQLNSHLSTLASIHKIYHTLHKLNLTEDVKQDGHSTACCSRAMPPRKKRRPTAGDDLSAKKSRQESVFRKHEAPQIREEETFSSKRCLEWFYEYAGETQGCDDVVGPEGMEKFCEDIGVEPENVVMLVLAWKLDAQSMGYFTLQEWLKGMGSLQCDCTERLRNSLDYLRSVLNDTNNFKLIYRYAFDFAREKDQRSLDLNTAKCMLGLLLGKTWPLFPVFNQFLEQSKYKVINKDQWCNVLEFSRTINLDLSNYDEDGAWPVLLDEFVEWNKEREMS; encoded by the exons atgcaCTCTGATGCGGCAA ATTTTCAGCTGAACTCCCATTTGTCTACACTGGCCAGCATTCACAAAATCTACCACACCCTGCACAAGCTG AACCTGACGGAAGACGTTAAACAGGACGGTCACTCCACAG CTTGCTGCTCCAGAGCTATGCCTCCTAGGAAAAAGAGGAGACCTACTGCTGGAGATGACCTGTCAGCCAAGAAGAGTCGCCAGGAAAG TGTATTTAGAAAACATGAAGCACCACAGATCCGAGAGGAGGAGACCTTTTCCAGTAAAAGATGTCTGGAGTGGTTCTACGAGTATGCAGGTGAGACACAAG GCTGTGATGATGTGGTTGGGCCAGAGGGAATGGAGAAGTTCTGTGAAGACATCGGAGTTGAACCAGAGAAT GTGGTGATGCTGGTTTTGGCCTGGAAGCTTGATGCCCAGAGTATGGGCTACTTCACCCTACAGGAGTGGTTGAAAGGCATGGGTTCCCTTCA ATGTGACTGCACTGAGAGGTTGAGGAACTCGCTAGACTACCTGAGGTCGGTCCTAAATGACACCAACAACTTTAAGCTCATTTATAGATACGCCTTTGATTTTGCACGG GAAAAGGACCAGAGGAGCTTAGACCTTAACACAGCCAAGTGCATGCTGGGGCTTCTCCTAGGAAAGACATGGCCACTGTTTCCTGTGTTTAATCAGTTTCTTGAG CAATCCAAGTACAAGGTCATCAACAAAGACCAGTGGTGCAATGTTTTAGAGTTTAGCAGGACAATCAACCTGGACCTCAGTAACTATGACGAGGATGGAGCCT GGCCGGTGCTGCTGGATGAGTTTGTGGAATggaacaaagaaagagaaatgtcATAG
- the dcun1d4 gene encoding DCN1-like protein 4 isoform X4: MHSDAANFQLNSHLSTLASIHKIYHTLHKLNLTEDVKQDGHSTACCSRAMPPRKKRRPTAGDDLSAKKSRQESVFRKHEAPQIREEETFSSKRCLEWFYEYAGCDDVVGPEGMEKFCEDIGVEPENVVMLVLAWKLDAQSMGYFTLQEWLKGMGSLQCDCTERLRNSLDYLRSVLNDTNNFKLIYRYAFDFAREKDQRSLDLNTAKCMLGLLLGKTWPLFPVFNQFLEQSKYKVINKDQWCNVLEFSRTINLDLSNYDEDGAWPVLLDEFVEWNKEREMS, translated from the exons atgcaCTCTGATGCGGCAA ATTTTCAGCTGAACTCCCATTTGTCTACACTGGCCAGCATTCACAAAATCTACCACACCCTGCACAAGCTG AACCTGACGGAAGACGTTAAACAGGACGGTCACTCCACAG CTTGCTGCTCCAGAGCTATGCCTCCTAGGAAAAAGAGGAGACCTACTGCTGGAGATGACCTGTCAGCCAAGAAGAGTCGCCAGGAAAG TGTATTTAGAAAACATGAAGCACCACAGATCCGAGAGGAGGAGACCTTTTCCAGTAAAAGATGTCTGGAGTGGTTCTACGAGTATGCAG GCTGTGATGATGTGGTTGGGCCAGAGGGAATGGAGAAGTTCTGTGAAGACATCGGAGTTGAACCAGAGAAT GTGGTGATGCTGGTTTTGGCCTGGAAGCTTGATGCCCAGAGTATGGGCTACTTCACCCTACAGGAGTGGTTGAAAGGCATGGGTTCCCTTCA ATGTGACTGCACTGAGAGGTTGAGGAACTCGCTAGACTACCTGAGGTCGGTCCTAAATGACACCAACAACTTTAAGCTCATTTATAGATACGCCTTTGATTTTGCACGG GAAAAGGACCAGAGGAGCTTAGACCTTAACACAGCCAAGTGCATGCTGGGGCTTCTCCTAGGAAAGACATGGCCACTGTTTCCTGTGTTTAATCAGTTTCTTGAG CAATCCAAGTACAAGGTCATCAACAAAGACCAGTGGTGCAATGTTTTAGAGTTTAGCAGGACAATCAACCTGGACCTCAGTAACTATGACGAGGATGGAGCCT GGCCGGTGCTGCTGGATGAGTTTGTGGAATggaacaaagaaagagaaatgtcATAG
- the dcun1d4 gene encoding DCN1-like protein 4 isoform X1: protein MARLVDLCEKIDFQLNSHLSTLASIHKIYHTLHKLNLTEDVKQDGHSTACCSRAMPPRKKRRPTAGDDLSAKKSRQESVFRKHEAPQIREEETFSSKRCLEWFYEYAGETQGCDDVVGPEGMEKFCEDIGVEPENVVMLVLAWKLDAQSMGYFTLQEWLKGMGSLQCDCTERLRNSLDYLRSVLNDTNNFKLIYRYAFDFAREKDQRSLDLNTAKCMLGLLLGKTWPLFPVFNQFLEQSKYKVINKDQWCNVLEFSRTINLDLSNYDEDGAWPVLLDEFVEWNKEREMS from the exons ATGGCAAGACTGGTGGATCTTTGTGAAAAGATAG ATTTTCAGCTGAACTCCCATTTGTCTACACTGGCCAGCATTCACAAAATCTACCACACCCTGCACAAGCTG AACCTGACGGAAGACGTTAAACAGGACGGTCACTCCACAG CTTGCTGCTCCAGAGCTATGCCTCCTAGGAAAAAGAGGAGACCTACTGCTGGAGATGACCTGTCAGCCAAGAAGAGTCGCCAGGAAAG TGTATTTAGAAAACATGAAGCACCACAGATCCGAGAGGAGGAGACCTTTTCCAGTAAAAGATGTCTGGAGTGGTTCTACGAGTATGCAGGTGAGACACAAG GCTGTGATGATGTGGTTGGGCCAGAGGGAATGGAGAAGTTCTGTGAAGACATCGGAGTTGAACCAGAGAAT GTGGTGATGCTGGTTTTGGCCTGGAAGCTTGATGCCCAGAGTATGGGCTACTTCACCCTACAGGAGTGGTTGAAAGGCATGGGTTCCCTTCA ATGTGACTGCACTGAGAGGTTGAGGAACTCGCTAGACTACCTGAGGTCGGTCCTAAATGACACCAACAACTTTAAGCTCATTTATAGATACGCCTTTGATTTTGCACGG GAAAAGGACCAGAGGAGCTTAGACCTTAACACAGCCAAGTGCATGCTGGGGCTTCTCCTAGGAAAGACATGGCCACTGTTTCCTGTGTTTAATCAGTTTCTTGAG CAATCCAAGTACAAGGTCATCAACAAAGACCAGTGGTGCAATGTTTTAGAGTTTAGCAGGACAATCAACCTGGACCTCAGTAACTATGACGAGGATGGAGCCT GGCCGGTGCTGCTGGATGAGTTTGTGGAATggaacaaagaaagagaaatgtcATAG
- the dcun1d4 gene encoding DCN1-like protein 4 isoform X2: MARLVDLCEKIDFQLNSHLSTLASIHKIYHTLHKLNLTEDVKQDGHSTACCSRAMPPRKKRRPTAGDDLSAKKSRQESVFRKHEAPQIREEETFSSKRCLEWFYEYAGCDDVVGPEGMEKFCEDIGVEPENVVMLVLAWKLDAQSMGYFTLQEWLKGMGSLQCDCTERLRNSLDYLRSVLNDTNNFKLIYRYAFDFAREKDQRSLDLNTAKCMLGLLLGKTWPLFPVFNQFLEQSKYKVINKDQWCNVLEFSRTINLDLSNYDEDGAWPVLLDEFVEWNKEREMS; encoded by the exons ATGGCAAGACTGGTGGATCTTTGTGAAAAGATAG ATTTTCAGCTGAACTCCCATTTGTCTACACTGGCCAGCATTCACAAAATCTACCACACCCTGCACAAGCTG AACCTGACGGAAGACGTTAAACAGGACGGTCACTCCACAG CTTGCTGCTCCAGAGCTATGCCTCCTAGGAAAAAGAGGAGACCTACTGCTGGAGATGACCTGTCAGCCAAGAAGAGTCGCCAGGAAAG TGTATTTAGAAAACATGAAGCACCACAGATCCGAGAGGAGGAGACCTTTTCCAGTAAAAGATGTCTGGAGTGGTTCTACGAGTATGCAG GCTGTGATGATGTGGTTGGGCCAGAGGGAATGGAGAAGTTCTGTGAAGACATCGGAGTTGAACCAGAGAAT GTGGTGATGCTGGTTTTGGCCTGGAAGCTTGATGCCCAGAGTATGGGCTACTTCACCCTACAGGAGTGGTTGAAAGGCATGGGTTCCCTTCA ATGTGACTGCACTGAGAGGTTGAGGAACTCGCTAGACTACCTGAGGTCGGTCCTAAATGACACCAACAACTTTAAGCTCATTTATAGATACGCCTTTGATTTTGCACGG GAAAAGGACCAGAGGAGCTTAGACCTTAACACAGCCAAGTGCATGCTGGGGCTTCTCCTAGGAAAGACATGGCCACTGTTTCCTGTGTTTAATCAGTTTCTTGAG CAATCCAAGTACAAGGTCATCAACAAAGACCAGTGGTGCAATGTTTTAGAGTTTAGCAGGACAATCAACCTGGACCTCAGTAACTATGACGAGGATGGAGCCT GGCCGGTGCTGCTGGATGAGTTTGTGGAATggaacaaagaaagagaaatgtcATAG
- the dcun1d4 gene encoding DCN1-like protein 4 isoform X5, which yields MPPRKKRRPTAGDDLSAKKSRQESVFRKHEAPQIREEETFSSKRCLEWFYEYAGETQGCDDVVGPEGMEKFCEDIGVEPENVVMLVLAWKLDAQSMGYFTLQEWLKGMGSLQCDCTERLRNSLDYLRSVLNDTNNFKLIYRYAFDFAREKDQRSLDLNTAKCMLGLLLGKTWPLFPVFNQFLEQSKYKVINKDQWCNVLEFSRTINLDLSNYDEDGAWPVLLDEFVEWNKEREMS from the exons ATGCCTCCTAGGAAAAAGAGGAGACCTACTGCTGGAGATGACCTGTCAGCCAAGAAGAGTCGCCAGGAAAG TGTATTTAGAAAACATGAAGCACCACAGATCCGAGAGGAGGAGACCTTTTCCAGTAAAAGATGTCTGGAGTGGTTCTACGAGTATGCAGGTGAGACACAAG GCTGTGATGATGTGGTTGGGCCAGAGGGAATGGAGAAGTTCTGTGAAGACATCGGAGTTGAACCAGAGAAT GTGGTGATGCTGGTTTTGGCCTGGAAGCTTGATGCCCAGAGTATGGGCTACTTCACCCTACAGGAGTGGTTGAAAGGCATGGGTTCCCTTCA ATGTGACTGCACTGAGAGGTTGAGGAACTCGCTAGACTACCTGAGGTCGGTCCTAAATGACACCAACAACTTTAAGCTCATTTATAGATACGCCTTTGATTTTGCACGG GAAAAGGACCAGAGGAGCTTAGACCTTAACACAGCCAAGTGCATGCTGGGGCTTCTCCTAGGAAAGACATGGCCACTGTTTCCTGTGTTTAATCAGTTTCTTGAG CAATCCAAGTACAAGGTCATCAACAAAGACCAGTGGTGCAATGTTTTAGAGTTTAGCAGGACAATCAACCTGGACCTCAGTAACTATGACGAGGATGGAGCCT GGCCGGTGCTGCTGGATGAGTTTGTGGAATggaacaaagaaagagaaatgtcATAG